From the genome of Desulfobulbaceae bacterium, one region includes:
- a CDS encoding TPM domain-containing protein, whose product MVSVVVRCRVLGAVLVLFALLGVAAMAQALEPPGFRGYVNDYARMLRPDTALQLEQALRAFDEADSTQVAVLIIDSLEGDSVEDFSIRVVDAWKIGQRGKDNGVLFLVVKSDRELRIEVGRGLEGVLTDLAAGRIVDNVVRPLFKAGRFDDGVLAGTAAIIQTCRGEFTAPQRPMQARREEEPPQFLSYLVFCLFIVAFLGRASRPLGMMSGAILFPLAFFLGLPSVSLLLLLMLLPVGAVVGLLLPLFLGNMLLNSVAMGGGGFRGGGGFRGGGFGGFGGGGFGGGGASGGW is encoded by the coding sequence ATGGTGTCGGTTGTTGTGCGATGCCGGGTATTAGGTGCGGTCCTTGTCCTCTTTGCTTTGTTGGGCGTGGCTGCCATGGCTCAAGCGCTTGAGCCGCCTGGTTTTCGCGGCTATGTCAATGATTATGCCCGGATGTTGCGCCCGGATACGGCACTTCAGCTTGAGCAGGCGCTCCGTGCCTTTGATGAGGCAGATTCAACCCAAGTGGCGGTGCTCATCATTGACTCGCTCGAAGGCGATTCCGTGGAGGATTTCAGTATTCGGGTGGTTGATGCCTGGAAGATTGGTCAGCGTGGCAAGGATAACGGGGTCCTTTTTCTGGTGGTCAAGAGTGACCGTGAACTGCGCATTGAGGTGGGCCGAGGGCTTGAAGGGGTGTTGACCGACCTTGCGGCTGGCCGGATTGTCGATAATGTTGTTCGTCCTCTGTTTAAGGCGGGGCGTTTTGATGATGGGGTTTTGGCCGGAACGGCGGCCATTATCCAGACGTGTCGGGGAGAATTCACCGCGCCTCAGCGGCCCATGCAGGCTCGGCGGGAAGAGGAGCCGCCTCAATTTTTGTCCTACCTCGTTTTTTGCTTATTTATTGTAGCGTTTCTGGGTCGTGCGTCACGACCGTTGGGGATGATGTCTGGCGCTATCCTGTTCCCACTGGCTTTTTTTCTGGGATTGCCGTCGGTCAGCCTGCTCTTGCTGTTGATGCTGTTGCCGGTCGGGGCGGTGGTCGGGTTGCTCTTGCCGCTTTTTCTGGGAAACATGCTGCTAAACAGTGTTGCTATGGGTGGCGGCGGCTTTCGGGGTGGAGGTGGTTTTCGAGGAGGAGGGTTTGGTGGCTTTGGTGGCGGCGGGTTCGGCGGCGGTGGAGCTTCCGGGGGGTGGTAA
- a CDS encoding LemA family protein, with amino-acid sequence MRRFILFLLLSFSSLSLSGCGYNAIQTNDEAVNAAWGDVEASYQRRADLIPSLVETVKGYAAHENETLTAVTEARAKVGQVKIGADVMNDPQAFANFQAAQGGLSSALSRLMVVAENYPDLKASQSFQDFQHQLEGTENRINVARVRYNQAVQVFNTSIRTFPNNLTNNFLLHLPRRESFKAEAGAEKAPSVKF; translated from the coding sequence ATGCGCCGATTCATTCTATTTCTATTGTTGTCTTTTTCCTCTCTCAGTCTTTCTGGTTGTGGTTACAATGCCATTCAGACGAACGATGAGGCCGTGAACGCCGCCTGGGGTGATGTTGAGGCATCCTATCAGCGCCGGGCCGATCTCATCCCCAGTCTGGTCGAGACGGTCAAAGGGTATGCCGCCCATGAAAATGAGACGCTGACTGCGGTGACTGAGGCTCGGGCCAAGGTCGGCCAGGTCAAGATCGGTGCCGATGTGATGAATGACCCGCAGGCCTTTGCCAATTTCCAAGCGGCCCAAGGTGGACTCAGTTCCGCTCTGTCGCGACTGATGGTGGTGGCGGAAAATTATCCTGATCTCAAGGCGAGCCAATCCTTTCAAGATTTCCAGCACCAACTGGAAGGGACTGAGAACCGGATCAACGTGGCTCGTGTTCGCTATAACCAGGCCGTTCAGGTCTTCAATACTTCGATTCGAACATTCCCCAACAATCTTACCAATAATTTCTTGTTGCATCTGCCCCGGCGTGAATCATTTAAGGCTGAAGCCGGCGCTGAAAAAGCTCCGTCGGTGAAATTTTGA